Proteins co-encoded in one Pithys albifrons albifrons isolate INPA30051 chromosome 14, PitAlb_v1, whole genome shotgun sequence genomic window:
- the LOC139678630 gene encoding SLAIN motif-containing protein-like isoform X1 has translation MRTRSARGGCWRAGPRRRRRKGRGGPGPGPAVPGGERGLPSPDRHPRIRRSGQPVTMVVPGNATLIQQDPSLEPELGRTPAQLPAMGPPPGPGEVGAELAEVRKLRELVRRLELESQPGRSRSRSGAGEIRPAGDSPALSGTHIHNSINAISADTQELQIMAGLHCQLSKIRQEEGEENCLKRALDAQLQYSCAPGEQLQEQQEQGVSPGGCPSPVDPRNVLIPGIPAPARIQQHEPREGCADLERLPTDEDLDEVKVLELENCPEEEDCWLYVSPRRSAEDKAASPLQWCRQVLDNPSPEIEAACRTLISRLDQASRWKNLYCSPLNPEPGSCSNALNSPGHLKSTNKALLTCGSSGYLSMHSALSSQSSVDSELSTSDDSISMGYKLQDLTDVQVMARLQEESLRQDCASSSASVSRRSSSASLHSLRRGTYSDQEFDTYSLEDEDDCDCSLSLRSAHRYSPSPLSSPRCQSPSAGTEHGRAGASRLRTPRRAVQGAAQERLKYANSEEELRHSMPNLARSSLRALDSVRSSRSLECDLQVPSSRIPRTQQRSAGLTPSKLRYSSGAGQCPLAVRPPVKAGSGTGSLLASRQAAKPCSYTAPGSAARKPPAPSLHTGSASTSCTSRTTTMGTVAKPSTLKARPGIAGGSVPKGKATPPARSRFLQSAQPPEDDSWKDGCY, from the exons ATGCGCACCCGCTCGGCCCGCGGGGGGTGTTGGCGGGCCGGGCCGAGGCGGCGCCGGAGAAAAGGCAgaggcggccccggccccggcccggccgtgCCCGGCGGGGAGCGCGGGCTGCCCTCGCCGGACCGTCATCCCCGCATCCGCCGATCCGGACAGCCAG TGACGATGGTGGTGCCCGGGAATGCTACGCTGATCCAGCAGGATCCCAGCCTGGAGCCCGAGCTGGGCCGGACCCCCGCGCAGCTCCCGGCCATGGGCCCCCCTCCCGGGCCCGGGGAGGTGGGAGCGGAGCTGGCCGAGGTGCGCAAGCTGCGGGAGCTGGTGaggaggctggagctggagagcCAGCCCGGccggagcaggagcaggagcggGGCCGGAGAGATCCGCCCCGCCGGGGACAGCCCCGCGCTGAGCGGCACCCACATCCACAACAGCATCAACGCCATCAGTGCCGACACGCAGGAGCTGCAGATCATGGCCGGGCTGCACTGCCAGCTCAGCAAAATCcggcaggaggagggagaggagaactGCTTAAAGAGAGCGCTGGACGCCCAGCTGCAGTACAGCTGTGCCCCcggggagcagctgcaggaacagcaggagcagggcgTGTCTCCCGGCGGCTGTCCCTCCCCTGTGGATCCCAGGAACGTGCTCATCCCAGGGATCCCTGCCCCGGCCAGGATCCAGCAGCACGAGCCCAGGGAAGGGTGTGCAGACCTGGAAAGGCTTCCCACTGACGAAGACCTGGATGAGGTGAAAGTGTTGGAACTTGAGAACTGCCCGGAAGAGGAGGATTGCTG GCTCTACGTGTCCCCCAGGAGGTCGGCAGAGGACAAGGCCGCGTCCCCCCTCCAGTGGTGCCGACAGGTGCTGGACAACCCCAGCCCCGAGATCGAGGCTGCCTGCAGGACCCTCATCAGCAGGCTGGACCAAG CCAGTAGATGGAAAAACCTGTATTGCAGCCCCCTGAACCCAGAGCCAGGCTCCTGTAGCAATGCTCTAAACTCTCCTGGGCACCTCAAATCGACTAACAAAGCACTACTAACCTGTGGCAGCTCAG GGTACCTGAGCATGCACTCAGCACTGAGCTCCCAGTCCTCGGTGGACAGCGAGCTGAGCACCTCAGACGACTCCATCTCCATGGGCTACAAACTGCAGGACCTCACGGATGTCCAGGTCATGGCTCGCCTTCAGGAGGAGA gCCTGCGGCAGGACTGCGCCTCCAGCTCCGCCTCCGTGTCCCGCCGCAGCTCCAGCGCGTCCCTGCACTCGCTGCGCCGCGGCACCTACAGCGACCAGGAGTTCGACACCTACAGCCTGGAGGACGAGGACGACTGTGACTGCTCGCTGTCCCTGCGCAGCGCCCACCGCTACTCGCCGTCCCCGCTGAGCTCCCCGCGCTGCCAGTCGCCGTCGGCGGGCACCGAGcacggccgggccggggcgtCCCGGCTGCGAACCCCGcgcagggcagtgcagggagccGCGCAGGAGCGCCTCAAGTACGCCAACAGCGAAG aggagctgaggcacagcatgccCAACCTGGCCCGGAGCAGCCTGCGCGCCCTCGACTCGGTTCGCAGCAGCCGGAGCCTGGAGTGTGACCTGCAGGTGCCGAGCAGCCGCATCCCCCGCACCCAGCAGCGGTCAGCAG GTCTGACTCCCAGCAAGCTCAGGTACTCCTCGGGGGCCGGGCAGTGCCCGCTGGCGGTGCGGCCGCCCGTGAAGGCGGGCTCGGGCACAGGCTCCCTGCTGGCCAGCAGGCAGGCAGCGAAGCCCTGCAGCTACACAGCCCCGGGCTCTGCAGCACGGAAGCCGCCGGCGCCCTCGCTCCACAcgggctctgccagcaccagTTGCACTTCCAGAACCACCACCATGGGCACCGTGGCCAAACCTTCCACGCTGAAGGCGCGCCCGGGCATCGCAGGGGGCTCGGTGCCCAAGGGCAAGGCAACGCCCCCCGCCAGGAG
- the LOC139678630 gene encoding SLAIN motif-containing protein-like isoform X2: MRTRSARGGCWRAGPRRRRRKGRGGPGPGPAVPGGERGLPSPDRHPRIRRSGQPVTMVVPGNATLIQQDPSLEPELGRTPAQLPAMGPPPGPGEVGAELAEVRKLRELVRRLELESQPGRSRSRSGAGEIRPAGDSPALSGTHIHNSINAISADTQELQIMAGLHCQLSKIRQEEGEENCLKRALDAQLQYSCAPGEQLQEQQEQGVSPGGCPSPVDPRNVLIPGIPAPARIQQHEPREGCADLERLPTDEDLDEVKVLELENCPEEEDCWLYVSPRRSAEDKAASPLQWCRQVLDNPSPEIEAACRTLISRLDQASRWKNLYCSPLNPEPGSCSNALNSPGHLKSTNKALLTCGSSGYLSMHSALSSQSSVDSELSTSDDSISMGYKLQDLTDVQVMARLQEESLRQDCASSSASVSRRSSSASLHSLRRGTYSDQEFDTYSLEDEDDCDCSLSLRSAHRYSPSPLSSPRCQSPSAGTEHGRAGASRLRTPRRAVQGAAQERLKYANSEEELRHSMPNLARSSLRALDSVRSSRSLECDLQVPSSRIPRTQQRSAGLTPSKLRYSSGAGQCPLAVRPPVKAGSGTGSLLASRQAAKPCSYTAPGSAARKPPAPSLHTGSASTSCTSRTTTMGTVAKPSTLKARPGIAGGSVPKGKATPPARRFLQSAQPPEDDSWKDGCY; this comes from the exons ATGCGCACCCGCTCGGCCCGCGGGGGGTGTTGGCGGGCCGGGCCGAGGCGGCGCCGGAGAAAAGGCAgaggcggccccggccccggcccggccgtgCCCGGCGGGGAGCGCGGGCTGCCCTCGCCGGACCGTCATCCCCGCATCCGCCGATCCGGACAGCCAG TGACGATGGTGGTGCCCGGGAATGCTACGCTGATCCAGCAGGATCCCAGCCTGGAGCCCGAGCTGGGCCGGACCCCCGCGCAGCTCCCGGCCATGGGCCCCCCTCCCGGGCCCGGGGAGGTGGGAGCGGAGCTGGCCGAGGTGCGCAAGCTGCGGGAGCTGGTGaggaggctggagctggagagcCAGCCCGGccggagcaggagcaggagcggGGCCGGAGAGATCCGCCCCGCCGGGGACAGCCCCGCGCTGAGCGGCACCCACATCCACAACAGCATCAACGCCATCAGTGCCGACACGCAGGAGCTGCAGATCATGGCCGGGCTGCACTGCCAGCTCAGCAAAATCcggcaggaggagggagaggagaactGCTTAAAGAGAGCGCTGGACGCCCAGCTGCAGTACAGCTGTGCCCCcggggagcagctgcaggaacagcaggagcagggcgTGTCTCCCGGCGGCTGTCCCTCCCCTGTGGATCCCAGGAACGTGCTCATCCCAGGGATCCCTGCCCCGGCCAGGATCCAGCAGCACGAGCCCAGGGAAGGGTGTGCAGACCTGGAAAGGCTTCCCACTGACGAAGACCTGGATGAGGTGAAAGTGTTGGAACTTGAGAACTGCCCGGAAGAGGAGGATTGCTG GCTCTACGTGTCCCCCAGGAGGTCGGCAGAGGACAAGGCCGCGTCCCCCCTCCAGTGGTGCCGACAGGTGCTGGACAACCCCAGCCCCGAGATCGAGGCTGCCTGCAGGACCCTCATCAGCAGGCTGGACCAAG CCAGTAGATGGAAAAACCTGTATTGCAGCCCCCTGAACCCAGAGCCAGGCTCCTGTAGCAATGCTCTAAACTCTCCTGGGCACCTCAAATCGACTAACAAAGCACTACTAACCTGTGGCAGCTCAG GGTACCTGAGCATGCACTCAGCACTGAGCTCCCAGTCCTCGGTGGACAGCGAGCTGAGCACCTCAGACGACTCCATCTCCATGGGCTACAAACTGCAGGACCTCACGGATGTCCAGGTCATGGCTCGCCTTCAGGAGGAGA gCCTGCGGCAGGACTGCGCCTCCAGCTCCGCCTCCGTGTCCCGCCGCAGCTCCAGCGCGTCCCTGCACTCGCTGCGCCGCGGCACCTACAGCGACCAGGAGTTCGACACCTACAGCCTGGAGGACGAGGACGACTGTGACTGCTCGCTGTCCCTGCGCAGCGCCCACCGCTACTCGCCGTCCCCGCTGAGCTCCCCGCGCTGCCAGTCGCCGTCGGCGGGCACCGAGcacggccgggccggggcgtCCCGGCTGCGAACCCCGcgcagggcagtgcagggagccGCGCAGGAGCGCCTCAAGTACGCCAACAGCGAAG aggagctgaggcacagcatgccCAACCTGGCCCGGAGCAGCCTGCGCGCCCTCGACTCGGTTCGCAGCAGCCGGAGCCTGGAGTGTGACCTGCAGGTGCCGAGCAGCCGCATCCCCCGCACCCAGCAGCGGTCAGCAG GTCTGACTCCCAGCAAGCTCAGGTACTCCTCGGGGGCCGGGCAGTGCCCGCTGGCGGTGCGGCCGCCCGTGAAGGCGGGCTCGGGCACAGGCTCCCTGCTGGCCAGCAGGCAGGCAGCGAAGCCCTGCAGCTACACAGCCCCGGGCTCTGCAGCACGGAAGCCGCCGGCGCCCTCGCTCCACAcgggctctgccagcaccagTTGCACTTCCAGAACCACCACCATGGGCACCGTGGCCAAACCTTCCACGCTGAAGGCGCGCCCGGGCATCGCAGGGGGCTCGGTGCCCAAGGGCAAGGCAACGCCCCCCGCCAGGAG
- the LOC139678630 gene encoding SLAIN motif-containing protein-like isoform X3, which yields MRTRSARGGCWRAGPRRRRRKGRGGPGPGPAVPGGERGLPSPDRHPRIRRSGQPVTMVVPGNATLIQQDPSLEPELGRTPAQLPAMGPPPGPGEVGAELAEVRKLRELVRRLELESQPGRSRSRSGAGEIRPAGDSPALSGTHIHNSINAISADTQELQIMAGLHCQLSKIRQEEGEENCLKRALDAQLQYSCAPGEQLQEQQEQGVSPGGCPSPVDPRNVLIPGIPAPARIQQHEPREGCADLERLPTDEDLDEVKVLELENCPEEEDCWLYVSPRRSAEDKAASPLQWCRQVLDNPSPEIEAACRTLISRLDQGYLSMHSALSSQSSVDSELSTSDDSISMGYKLQDLTDVQVMARLQEESLRQDCASSSASVSRRSSSASLHSLRRGTYSDQEFDTYSLEDEDDCDCSLSLRSAHRYSPSPLSSPRCQSPSAGTEHGRAGASRLRTPRRAVQGAAQERLKYANSEEELRHSMPNLARSSLRALDSVRSSRSLECDLQVPSSRIPRTQQRSAGLTPSKLRYSSGAGQCPLAVRPPVKAGSGTGSLLASRQAAKPCSYTAPGSAARKPPAPSLHTGSASTSCTSRTTTMGTVAKPSTLKARPGIAGGSVPKGKATPPARSRFLQSAQPPEDDSWKDGCY from the exons ATGCGCACCCGCTCGGCCCGCGGGGGGTGTTGGCGGGCCGGGCCGAGGCGGCGCCGGAGAAAAGGCAgaggcggccccggccccggcccggccgtgCCCGGCGGGGAGCGCGGGCTGCCCTCGCCGGACCGTCATCCCCGCATCCGCCGATCCGGACAGCCAG TGACGATGGTGGTGCCCGGGAATGCTACGCTGATCCAGCAGGATCCCAGCCTGGAGCCCGAGCTGGGCCGGACCCCCGCGCAGCTCCCGGCCATGGGCCCCCCTCCCGGGCCCGGGGAGGTGGGAGCGGAGCTGGCCGAGGTGCGCAAGCTGCGGGAGCTGGTGaggaggctggagctggagagcCAGCCCGGccggagcaggagcaggagcggGGCCGGAGAGATCCGCCCCGCCGGGGACAGCCCCGCGCTGAGCGGCACCCACATCCACAACAGCATCAACGCCATCAGTGCCGACACGCAGGAGCTGCAGATCATGGCCGGGCTGCACTGCCAGCTCAGCAAAATCcggcaggaggagggagaggagaactGCTTAAAGAGAGCGCTGGACGCCCAGCTGCAGTACAGCTGTGCCCCcggggagcagctgcaggaacagcaggagcagggcgTGTCTCCCGGCGGCTGTCCCTCCCCTGTGGATCCCAGGAACGTGCTCATCCCAGGGATCCCTGCCCCGGCCAGGATCCAGCAGCACGAGCCCAGGGAAGGGTGTGCAGACCTGGAAAGGCTTCCCACTGACGAAGACCTGGATGAGGTGAAAGTGTTGGAACTTGAGAACTGCCCGGAAGAGGAGGATTGCTG GCTCTACGTGTCCCCCAGGAGGTCGGCAGAGGACAAGGCCGCGTCCCCCCTCCAGTGGTGCCGACAGGTGCTGGACAACCCCAGCCCCGAGATCGAGGCTGCCTGCAGGACCCTCATCAGCAGGCTGGACCAAG GGTACCTGAGCATGCACTCAGCACTGAGCTCCCAGTCCTCGGTGGACAGCGAGCTGAGCACCTCAGACGACTCCATCTCCATGGGCTACAAACTGCAGGACCTCACGGATGTCCAGGTCATGGCTCGCCTTCAGGAGGAGA gCCTGCGGCAGGACTGCGCCTCCAGCTCCGCCTCCGTGTCCCGCCGCAGCTCCAGCGCGTCCCTGCACTCGCTGCGCCGCGGCACCTACAGCGACCAGGAGTTCGACACCTACAGCCTGGAGGACGAGGACGACTGTGACTGCTCGCTGTCCCTGCGCAGCGCCCACCGCTACTCGCCGTCCCCGCTGAGCTCCCCGCGCTGCCAGTCGCCGTCGGCGGGCACCGAGcacggccgggccggggcgtCCCGGCTGCGAACCCCGcgcagggcagtgcagggagccGCGCAGGAGCGCCTCAAGTACGCCAACAGCGAAG aggagctgaggcacagcatgccCAACCTGGCCCGGAGCAGCCTGCGCGCCCTCGACTCGGTTCGCAGCAGCCGGAGCCTGGAGTGTGACCTGCAGGTGCCGAGCAGCCGCATCCCCCGCACCCAGCAGCGGTCAGCAG GTCTGACTCCCAGCAAGCTCAGGTACTCCTCGGGGGCCGGGCAGTGCCCGCTGGCGGTGCGGCCGCCCGTGAAGGCGGGCTCGGGCACAGGCTCCCTGCTGGCCAGCAGGCAGGCAGCGAAGCCCTGCAGCTACACAGCCCCGGGCTCTGCAGCACGGAAGCCGCCGGCGCCCTCGCTCCACAcgggctctgccagcaccagTTGCACTTCCAGAACCACCACCATGGGCACCGTGGCCAAACCTTCCACGCTGAAGGCGCGCCCGGGCATCGCAGGGGGCTCGGTGCCCAAGGGCAAGGCAACGCCCCCCGCCAGGAG